In Phoenix dactylifera cultivar Barhee BC4 chromosome 11, palm_55x_up_171113_PBpolish2nd_filt_p, whole genome shotgun sequence, the following are encoded in one genomic region:
- the LOC120112356 gene encoding protein PHOSPHATE STARVATION RESPONSE 3-like, whose translation MTYHASRNVGSSMFGSEWNMSLPVANIPTNWHGPSGLNEENVPTTMPDLHEIGSYQQPCSPLLVSLIHQEGLNQCHSLPNLTSSSSTSTKSTDICLQSSIHYTDRYASSSSALEQCPYSGNMFPLLQIHLSSMQTSAPTSLQGLGLTYQPNEDAQIPGDIDDILPSAVEQEHRMESDQPKQIILSNGNQDRYEIIGVNQEAQVSEVNVGNKSRMQWTQELHESFVQAVNDLGGADRATPKCIVIKMGIPGLTKDHVKSHLQKYRLSRYRSEGKEDKRPSCPEGKKRNATEDSGNPNLSSNESETLHMQWKLQKTLHEQLKIIRKLQLQTKENGRQLQKFMEDQYKVREAFFQATQSMSMTKGVATEGTLAPFSSDKLPVSLDEEHSMKDGMLSDLAKLDVSIDVELASLSYKRARIDAESSKATISGNVFQL comes from the exons ATGACTTATCATGCAAGCAGAAATGTAGGAAGTAGCATGTTTGGCAGTGAATGGAATATGTCTCTTCCTGTTGCCAATATACCAACAAATTGGCATGGTCCTAGTGGATTGAATGAGGAAAATGTTCCAACCACAATGCCAGATTTACATGAAATTGGATCCTATCAACAGCCTTGCAGTCCATTACTTGTCTCTTTGATTCATCAGGAGGGTTTAAACCAATGTCATAGTCTACCAAATTTAACCTCATCATCGTCAACTTCAACAAAATCCAcagatatttgtttgcaatcttcTATACATTACACCGACCGATATGCGTCATCCTCATCAGCCTTGGAACAATGTCCATATAGTGGCAACATGTTTCCCCTTCTCCAAATCCACTTATCCTCAATGCAGACTTCAGCTCCCACTTCACTACAGGGTTTAGGCTTGACCTACCAACCAAATGAGGATGCACAAATTCCAGGAGATATAGATGATATCCTTCCAAGTGCTGTTGAACAAGAGCATCGGATGGAGTCTGATCAGCCAAAGCAAATCATTCTCAGCAATGGAAATCAAGACAGATAT GAAATCATTGGAGTAAACCAAGAAGCCCAAGTCAGTGAAGTCAATGTTGGCAACAAGTCAAGAATGCAGTGGACGCAGGAGCTACATGAATCCTTTGTACAAGCTGTCAACGATCTTGGTGGCGCAGATA GGGCAACCCCGAAATGCATCGTAATCAAAATGGGTATTCCTGGACTAACCAAAGACCATGTCAAGAGCCACTTGCAG AAATACCGCCTTTCAAGATATCGGTCAGAAGGCAAAGAAG ATAAAAGGCCTTCTTGCCCAGAAGGAAAGAAACGGAATGCAACTGAGGACAGTGGGAATCCAAACTT GTCTTCAAACGAATCAGAAACACTACACATGCAGTGGAAGCTTCAAAAGACACTCCATGAGCAACTTAAG ATTATTAGGAAATTGCAGCtacaaactaaagaaaatggccGCCAGCTGCAGAAGTTTATGGAAGATCAGTACAAAGTAAGAGAAGCATTTTTTCAAGCTACCCAGTCCATGTCAATGACAAAAGGGGTTGCCACTGAAGGAACCTTAGCTCCATTCTCCTCAGATAAACTGCCGGTTAGTTTGGATGAAGAGCACTCAATGAAAGATGGGATGCTTTCCGATCTTGCAAAGCTTGATGTCTCAATCGATGTTGAGCTGGCTTCGCTTTCCTACAAAAGAGCAAGGATTGATGCCGAGAGCAGCAAGGCTACCATTTCAGGCAATGTTTTTCAGCTGTAG